The following coding sequences are from one Mus pahari chromosome X, PAHARI_EIJ_v1.1, whole genome shotgun sequence window:
- the Slc25a5 gene encoding ADP/ATP translocase 2, producing the protein MTDAAVSFAKDFLAGGVAAAISKTAVAPIERVKLLLQVQHASKQITADKQYKGIIDCVVRIPKEQGVLSFWRGNLAXVIRXFPTQALNFAFKDKYKQIFLGGVDKRTQFWRYFAGNLASGGAAGATSLCFVYPLDFARTRLAADVGKAGAEREFKGLGDCLVKIYKSDGIKGLYQGFNVSVQGIIIYRAAYFGIYDTAKGMLPDPKNTHIFVSWMIAQSVTAVAGLTSYPFDTVRRRMMMQSGRKGTDIMYTGTLDCWRKIARDEGSKAFFKGAWSNVLRGMGGAFVLVLYDEIKKYT; encoded by the exons ATGACAGATGCTGCTGTGTCCTTCGCCAAGGACTTCTTGGCCGGTGGAGTGGCCGCGGCCATCTCCAAGACGGCGGTAGCACCCATCGAGAGGGTCAAGCTGCTGCTGCAG GTGCAGCATGCCAGCAAGCAAATCACGGCAGATAAGCAATACAAGGGCATTATAGACTGCGTGGTTCGTATCCCCAAGGAACAGGGAGTCCTGTCCTTCTGGCGTGGGAACCTGGCCANNGTCATCAGATNNTTCCCCACCCAGGCTCTCAACTTTGCCTTCAAAGATAAATACAAGCAGATCTTTCTGGGTGGTGTGGACAAGAGGACCCAGTTCTGGCGCTACTTTGCAGGGAACCTGGCATCAGGTGGTGCCGCTGGGGCCACATCCTTGTGCTTTGTGTACCCTCTTGATTTTGCCCGTACCCGTCTAGCAGCTGATGTGGGCAAAGCTGGAGCTGAAAGGGAATTCAAAGGCCTTGGTGACTGCCTGGTTAAGATCTACAAATCTGATGGGATTAAGGGCCTGTACCAAGGCTTTAATGTGTCAGTACAGGGCATTATCATCTACCGAGCTGCCTACTTTGGTATCTATGACACTGCAAAGG GAATGCTCCCAGATCCCAAGAATACTCACATCTTTGTCAGCTGGATGATCGCACAgtctgtcactgctgttgctggCCTGACTTCCTATCCTTTTGACACGGTTCGCCGTCGTATGATGATGCAGTCTGGACGCAAAGGAA CTGATATCATGTACACAGGCACGCTTGACTGCTGGCGGAAGATCGCTCGCGATGAAGGAAGCAAGGCTTTTTTCAAGGGTGCATGGTCCAACGTTCTCAGAGGCATGGGTGGTGCCTTTGTGCTTGTCTTGTATGATGAGATCAAGAAGTACACATAA